Below is a genomic region from Fischerella sp. PCC 9605.
TCCTGAATTCCCTCTTCTAAATCAAACTCAAATTAGTAAAGCATCAACTTTGATTCTGTCCCAGCGTCCTGATATTAGTCCTCCTACCCCACTTCCTCCGACACCACCACCACAACCAATACCAGAACCCCAACCATTACCAACACCTCCTCTAGAAGAAACTCCGTCTCCACCAACAGAACCTTCACCACGTCCCGAAATTCCTGGAAGCATCACTATTAGCAAATTCGAGTTTGAAGGAAATACTGCATTCAGCGACGAGAAGTTAAACGCAGCCATAGCCAACTTTCTCAACCGACCGATCGCCTTTTCTGAACTGTTGCAAGTTGAGAACGTTATCACAGATCTGTACACCAAAGCAGGATACATCAATTCTGGTGCTGTTATCCCTGCTGACCAAACTTTGCCAAGGAAGGGAGCAGTAGTCAAGGTTCAGATTATTGAAGGTGCAATAGAAGATATTAAAATCACGGGTACAAACCGTTTGAACCCTAACTATGTACGCAGTCGCATTGCCCTTGCCACTTCTAAACCTTTAAATCGAGATCGTCTTCTAGAAGCACTGCAACTATTGCAGCTTGATCCTTTGATCGCAAATATTTCTGCGGAATTATCTGCGGGTTCGCGCCCGGAATTAAGTTTACTGGAAGTCAATGTTAGAGAAGCAGATTCGTCAAGAACAGAATTTTTTGCTGATAACGATCGCGATCCTAGTGTGGGTAGTTTTCGTAGAGGTGTCAGATTTAACGAGGGTAATTTATTTGGGTTTGGCGATCGCTTGGCATTAGAGTACACCAACAGCGATGGTAGTAACACTTATGACTTTAAGTATACAGTGCCGATTAATGCCCGCAACGGTACTATCGCTGTCGGCATCGGTAAAACCGATGTGGAAGTGATTAAAGAACCCTTTGACCGCATTGACATTGAAGGTGACTATTCTTACTTTGATTTGACTGTGCGCCAGCCGTTCGTTCAAACTCCCACCCAAGAAGTAGCGCTAGGTCTGACCTTATCCACACAGGACAGTGAAACCGAACTGTTGGGAGAAGGTTTTCCCTTATCTCCCGGTGCAGACGAGGAAGGGCAAACGCGCGTCTCTGCACTACGGTTCTTTCAAGAATATACTCAACGCAATCCCCAACAAGTTTTTGCACTGCGATCGCAATTTAGTTTAGGGGTAGGATGGTTTGATGCCACTGTCAACGACGACCCACCCGATAGTCGCTTTTTAGCTTGGCGCGGACAAGGACAGTACGTGCGATTGTTAGCACCAGAAACTTTGCTAGTGTTACGTTCAGATATACAATTAGCAACTAGACCCCTCGTACCCATAGAACAGTTTCGCTCAGGAGGTCTGCAAAGCGTCCGGGGTTATGGGCAGGATCAGCTTTTAACCGATAATGGCTTGTTTGCATCGGCAGAAGTCAGATTGCCCATTCTACAAGTAGAAAAAGTACAAGGGGTGTTACAATTAGCACCATTTATCGATTTTGGCATTGGCTGGAACAATTCCGATAGTCCCGATCAAGACCCAGACCCCAATACTTTAGTTGGTATCGGCTTAGGTTTGCAGTGGCAGATGGGTGATTATCTTAACGCCCGCATTGATTACGGCGTGCCTCTGACCGACGCAGATGATCGGTATGGAACATTACAAGAACAAGGTTTTTATTTTTCCGTAAATTACAGTCCTTTTTAAACAAGGCAGTCATACAGGGTGCAGAACAATTTTCATCTAGTTTGTTGTGATTTGTTATGAATGGAGCTTTTACGTGCTCATTATCAAATCAACATTGTCTCTGACTCTGATAACTGTAACCGTGGCTACTCTTGGTAGCATTGCGCCATTAAGTATAGCTACAGCCCAAATTACGCCAGATAACAGCCTTGGTAGCGAAAATTCTGTTGTCAGTCCCGATGTCATAAATGGTATACCGAGCGATCGCATCGACGGTGGCGCTACTCGTGGGTCAAATCTCTTCCACAGTTTTCAAGAATTCAA
It encodes:
- a CDS encoding ShlB/FhaC/HecB family hemolysin secretion/activation protein; the protein is MRYQTLKLKLTVSLILEVLIAFSAFKAWAGNVPERSFDTESLFVKHEQIEIKTQKQKIIQASVPNTTSQDSEAGTENESNFFNPEFPLLNQTQISKASTLILSQRPDISPPTPLPPTPPPQPIPEPQPLPTPPLEETPSPPTEPSPRPEIPGSITISKFEFEGNTAFSDEKLNAAIANFLNRPIAFSELLQVENVITDLYTKAGYINSGAVIPADQTLPRKGAVVKVQIIEGAIEDIKITGTNRLNPNYVRSRIALATSKPLNRDRLLEALQLLQLDPLIANISAELSAGSRPELSLLEVNVREADSSRTEFFADNDRDPSVGSFRRGVRFNEGNLFGFGDRLALEYTNSDGSNTYDFKYTVPINARNGTIAVGIGKTDVEVIKEPFDRIDIEGDYSYFDLTVRQPFVQTPTQEVALGLTLSTQDSETELLGEGFPLSPGADEEGQTRVSALRFFQEYTQRNPQQVFALRSQFSLGVGWFDATVNDDPPDSRFLAWRGQGQYVRLLAPETLLVLRSDIQLATRPLVPIEQFRSGGLQSVRGYGQDQLLTDNGLFASAEVRLPILQVEKVQGVLQLAPFIDFGIGWNNSDSPDQDPDPNTLVGIGLGLQWQMGDYLNARIDYGVPLTDADDRYGTLQEQGFYFSVNYSPF